In Callospermophilus lateralis isolate mCalLat2 chromosome 18, mCalLat2.hap1, whole genome shotgun sequence, one DNA window encodes the following:
- the LOC143384265 gene encoding vomeronasal type-1 receptor 4-like, protein MAASEVAVGIIFLSQTVVGALGNSSLLLHFLVHYLMGFKVRHTDFMIQHLLVANLLALLCRGVPQTVAAFGVKDFLRDFGCKLLFYLHRVGRGVSIGSTCLLSVFQAMKISPENSSCSELKVKASKYIGFSIYLSWILYLLVNIIIISHMTGKRSNNNITIMKDYGYCSSVHTDKTSQLLHSALLTFPDALCVALMLWASSSMVLILHRHKQRMKYVHKTSSLRSSPESRATKTILLLVSTFVSFYTLSCIFQICMIIIYNPHWLLVKMGAIVAVSFPAVSPFLLMSRNFSASRLSLSGIRNRKIPDVRRNM, encoded by the coding sequence ATGGCAGCCAGTGAAGTGGCTGTAGGTATCATCTTCCTGTCACAGACTGTGGTTGGAGCTCTGGgtaattcctctcttctcctccatTTCCTGGTCCATTACCTCATGGGGTTCAAGGTAAGACACACAGACTTCATGATTCAGCATTTGCTTGTGGCCAACTTGTTAGCTCTCCTGTGTAGAGGAGTTCCCCAGACAGTGGCAGCTTTTGGAGTGAAAGATTTCCTCCGTGATTTTGGATGCAAGCTGCTTTTCTATCTTCACAGGGTGGGCAGGGGTGTGTCCATTGGCAGCACCTGCCTCCTGAGTGTCTTTCAGGCCATGAAGATCAGTCCTGAGAACTCCAGTTGTTCAGAGCTTAAAGTGAAAGCTTCTAAATACATTGGTTTCTCCATATACCTGAGCTGGATTCTGTACCTGCTTgtaaatattataattatttcGCATATGACTGGAAAAAGGAGCAACAATAATATCACAATCATGAAAGATTATGGATACTGTTCTTCTGTTCACACTGACAAAACCTCACAATTATTGCATTCTGCATTGCTGACATTCCCTGATGCCCTGTGTGTGGCGCTCATGCTCTGGGCCAGCAGCTCCATGGTGCTCATCCTGCACAGGCACAAGCAGAGAATGAAGTATGTTCACAAGACCAGCTCCCTGAGGTCCTCCCCTGAGTCCAGAGCCACCAAAACCATCCTCCTCCTGGTGAGCACttttgtgtctttttatacacttTCCTGCATCTTCCAAATTTGtatgattattatttataatccCCACTGGCTGCTGGTAAAGATGGGTGCAATAGTTGCTGTCAGTTTCCCAGCTGTCAGCCCCTTTCTCCTTATGAGCAGGAACTTCAGTGCATCCAGGCTCAGTCTTTCTGGAATAAGGAATAGGAAAATCCCTGATGTCAGGAGGAACATGTAA